A region of Clostridiisalibacter paucivorans DSM 22131 DNA encodes the following proteins:
- the rseP gene encoding RIP metalloprotease RseP codes for MNTAIAAIFVFFVVVLVHELGHFTVAKLVGIKVHEFSIGMGPRIGKMTKGETEYSLRILPIGGYVKMEGEDEASDDERSFNNKPPLSRILVLAAGAFMNFVLAAVVFAVISYNIGIPTIEISKANKDLPAYEAGVRTGDVIKNINGEDINDWEGLVEQINGSQSDIIKVTVNRKGEELTFDISPTYEENTQRKIIGITPVMEKSLLGSLYSGIEKTILAIGMMFQFFGMLFSKLFGGTEKIGDVMGPIGVISVVGEAAKFGFLNVLYIAGIISVNLGFFNLLPIPALDGSRIMFMFLEIIRGKAIDPEKEGLVHLVGFVLLLMLMVFVTYKDIMRLDII; via the coding sequence TTGAATACAGCAATAGCAGCGATTTTTGTATTTTTTGTAGTGGTTTTAGTTCATGAACTAGGTCATTTTACAGTTGCGAAATTAGTTGGCATTAAAGTTCATGAGTTTTCTATAGGTATGGGACCTAGGATAGGTAAAATGACTAAAGGAGAAACTGAGTATTCTCTAAGGATATTGCCTATTGGAGGGTATGTGAAAATGGAAGGAGAGGATGAAGCTTCAGATGATGAGAGAAGTTTTAATAATAAACCTCCTTTATCAAGAATATTAGTGTTAGCAGCAGGGGCATTTATGAACTTTGTATTGGCAGCAGTAGTTTTTGCTGTAATATCCTACAATATAGGCATTCCAACTATAGAAATTTCTAAAGCTAATAAAGATTTACCAGCTTACGAAGCAGGGGTAAGGACTGGAGATGTTATAAAGAATATTAATGGTGAAGATATCAATGATTGGGAAGGATTAGTTGAACAGATAAATGGTTCACAATCTGATATTATAAAGGTGACAGTTAATAGAAAAGGTGAAGAGTTAACTTTTGATATCAGCCCCACATATGAAGAAAATACTCAAAGAAAAATAATAGGAATAACTCCAGTTATGGAAAAATCTTTATTAGGTTCTTTATATAGCGGAATAGAAAAAACTATACTTGCTATAGGGATGATGTTTCAATTTTTTGGTATGCTTTTTAGCAAATTATTTGGAGGTACTGAAAAAATAGGAGATGTTATGGGACCTATAGGGGTAATCTCTGTAGTAGGAGAAGCGGCTAAGTTTGGATTTCTAAATGTTTTATATATTGCAGGTATTATAAGTGTAAATTTAGGGTTCTTTAATTTATTGCCTATTCCTGCTTTAGATGGTAGTAGAATAATGTTTATGTTTTTAGAAATCATACGAGGTAAGGCTATAGACCCTGAAAAAGAGGGATTAGTTCATTTGGTAGGTTTTGTTTTGC
- a CDS encoding 1-deoxy-D-xylulose-5-phosphate reductoisomerase, translated as MKKIAILGSTGSIGTQTLDVVRNDNGYKVVALSANKNIDLLEKQAIEFRPEVVTVVDKSMANILKKRLKQYNIEVLSGIEGLNNIASESTADMVLTAVVGMVGLKPTLSAIKAKKTIALANKETLVTAGKIVMDEAEQNAVDIIPVDSEHSAIFQCLKGGSKEEIKRLILTASGGPFRGKDEKYLKKVNVKDALNHPNWSMGKKITIDSATLMNKGLEVIEARWLFDVKLDKIDVTVHPQSIVHSMVEYIDGSVIAQMGVSDMRIPIQYALTYPKRKKNSLDSLDFVSIGNLNFERPDTKTFRCLSLAMEALKIGGTMPSVLNASNEVVVQWFLDGKIGFMEIPKFIEDIMEKHNNILDPTIEDILESDRWARELLRSKQL; from the coding sequence ATGAAAAAAATTGCTATATTGGGTTCTACAGGGTCCATAGGAACTCAAACATTAGATGTGGTAAGAAATGATAATGGGTATAAGGTTGTTGCTTTATCAGCAAATAAAAATATAGATCTTTTAGAAAAGCAGGCAATAGAATTTAGACCAGAAGTTGTAACTGTAGTAGATAAATCTATGGCCAATATTCTAAAAAAAAGACTCAAGCAATATAATATAGAAGTATTGTCTGGCATAGAGGGTTTAAATAATATAGCATCTGAGTCTACTGCAGATATGGTGTTAACTGCAGTAGTAGGAATGGTTGGATTAAAACCAACTTTAAGTGCTATTAAGGCAAAAAAAACTATTGCATTGGCTAATAAAGAGACATTAGTTACAGCTGGAAAAATAGTTATGGATGAGGCAGAGCAGAATGCTGTTGATATTATACCTGTAGATAGTGAACATTCAGCTATATTTCAATGTCTTAAAGGTGGTAGTAAAGAAGAAATAAAGAGATTGATCTTGACAGCTTCAGGGGGGCCATTTAGAGGAAAAGATGAGAAATATTTAAAAAAAGTTAATGTTAAAGATGCATTAAATCATCCTAATTGGAGTATGGGGAAAAAAATAACTATCGATTCTGCTACATTAATGAATAAAGGATTAGAAGTTATAGAAGCAAGGTGGTTATTTGATGTAAAATTAGATAAAATAGATGTGACAGTGCATCCTCAGAGTATAGTGCATTCTATGGTGGAATATATAGATGGCAGCGTAATTGCACAAATGGGAGTATCAGATATGAGAATTCCTATACAATATGCATTAACTTATCCGAAACGAAAAAAGAATTCATTGGATTCTTTAGACTTTGTATCTATAGGAAACCTTAATTTTGAAAGGCCAGATACAAAGACATTTAGATGTTTATCTCTTGCTATGGAAGCCTTAAAAATTGGAGGCACAATGCCATCGGTATTAAATGCATCTAATGAAGTAGTAGTCCAATGGTTTTTAGATGGGAAGATAGGTTTTATGGAAATACCAAAGTTTATTGAAGATATAATGGAAAAGCATAACAATATTTTAGATCCTACTATTGAAGATATATTAGAGAGTGATAGGTGGGCAAGGGAATTATTGAGATCTAAACAATTATAG
- a CDS encoding phosphatidate cytidylyltransferase, which produces MKIRVISGIIGLIFLLIVVFTGGILLNIGVFTMATIGIYEYNRAIKSMGFNPISKMSYVFSLAFFLSELIELRNYHSPLIFCYTIILLIIMVFKKEIRPQDIAMNLLGSIYIVFFIFHVQFMAGSIYIWIIFITAWATDTFAYFTGMFFGKNKLCPTLSPKKTIEGSIGGTLGSFVVTFIFVKAIGTGNLLQLLPLSIICAIIAQLGDLTASKIKRIASIKDYGSIMPGHGGVLDRFDSILFTAPTVYYYMTIFVLR; this is translated from the coding sequence ATGAAAATAAGAGTTATTAGTGGTATAATAGGATTGATATTTTTATTAATTGTAGTTTTTACTGGAGGTATTTTGTTAAATATTGGTGTATTTACTATGGCTACAATTGGTATTTATGAATACAATAGAGCAATTAAATCAATGGGATTTAATCCAATATCTAAAATGAGTTATGTATTTTCTTTGGCGTTTTTTTTATCAGAATTAATAGAATTGAGAAATTATCATTCACCGTTGATTTTTTGTTATACAATTATCTTGTTAATTATTATGGTATTTAAAAAGGAAATACGGCCTCAGGATATTGCAATGAATTTACTAGGAAGTATATATATTGTATTTTTTATATTTCATGTTCAATTTATGGCAGGCTCGATTTATATATGGATAATATTTATAACAGCTTGGGCTACTGATACCTTTGCTTATTTCACTGGGATGTTTTTTGGGAAAAACAAACTTTGTCCCACTCTTAGTCCTAAAAAAACTATAGAGGGAAGTATAGGTGGTACTTTGGGTAGTTTTGTAGTTACCTTTATTTTTGTCAAAGCAATAGGAACGGGAAATTTGCTACAATTGTTACCATTGAGTATTATTTGTGCTATTATTGCTCAATTAGGAGATCTTACTGCTTCTAAAATAAAGAGAATAGCTAGTATTAAAGATTATGGTAGTATAATGCCTGGACATGGGGGAGTTTTAGATAGATTTGATAGTATATTATTTACTGCACCTACAGTATACTATTATATGACAATTTTTGTACTTAGATAG
- a CDS encoding isoprenyl transferase, whose product MIKGNKEKTLKKNIDLSKIPKHVAIIMDGNGRWAKKRFLPRTAGHREGVNRVKEIVEVSGDMGIKYLTIYAFSTENWNRPKDEVNYLMGLLIEFIKKELKTIIKNDVKINVLGDINRLSPILKKEIENTIELTKQNKKLVLNIALNYGGRDEIIRGIKMVFEDINNDRIDIEDINEESFKKYLYTKDQPDPDLLIRTSGEMRLSNFLIYQNAYTEFVFSDVYWPDFNTMEYYKCIKEYQNRNRRFGGL is encoded by the coding sequence ATGATTAAAGGAAATAAAGAAAAGACACTAAAGAAAAATATAGATTTATCTAAAATACCTAAACACGTCGCTATAATAATGGATGGTAATGGCAGATGGGCAAAAAAGAGATTTTTACCTAGAACAGCTGGTCATAGGGAAGGTGTCAATAGAGTTAAAGAAATAGTTGAAGTATCTGGAGATATGGGCATTAAATATTTAACAATATATGCATTTTCTACTGAAAATTGGAATAGACCAAAAGATGAAGTAAATTATTTGATGGGATTATTAATAGAATTCATAAAAAAAGAATTAAAAACAATTATAAAGAATGATGTTAAAATAAATGTATTGGGGGATATAAATAGACTGAGTCCCATTTTGAAGAAGGAAATTGAAAATACTATTGAATTGACAAAACAAAACAAAAAATTAGTTTTGAATATAGCATTAAATTACGGAGGAAGAGATGAAATAATTAGAGGTATAAAAATGGTTTTTGAAGATATAAATAATGATAGAATAGACATTGAAGATATAAATGAAGAAAGTTTTAAAAAATATTTATATACTAAAGACCAGCCAGATCCTGATTTACTAATAAGGACCAGTGGAGAGATGAGGCTAAGCAATTTTTTGATTTATCAAAATGCCTATACAGAGTTTGTATTCAGTGATGTATATTGGCCTGATTTTAATACAATGGAATATTATAAATGTATAAAGGAATATCAAAATAGAAATAGAAGATTCGGTGGATTGTAA
- the frr gene encoding ribosome recycling factor, protein MYLEVHKQTEEKMKKTVKAFKDELLTIRAGRANPSLLDKVKVDYYGALTPLNQIANISAPEPRMLLIQPWDANSVSEIEKAILKSDLGINPSNDGKVIRLVIPQLTEERRKDLVKLLSKINENAKIAIRNTRRDANDKLKKMEKNGDITEDDLKKAEEQVQNLTNKYGEEIDKLTDKKEKEIMEV, encoded by the coding sequence ATGTATTTAGAAGTTCATAAGCAGACAGAAGAGAAAATGAAAAAGACAGTTAAAGCATTTAAAGATGAATTATTAACTATAAGAGCAGGTAGAGCTAATCCTAGTTTGTTGGATAAGGTAAAAGTAGATTATTATGGAGCGCTTACACCATTGAATCAGATAGCTAATATATCAGCTCCAGAGCCTAGAATGTTATTGATACAGCCTTGGGATGCTAATTCAGTTTCTGAGATAGAAAAAGCTATTTTAAAGTCAGATTTAGGAATAAATCCTTCTAATGATGGAAAAGTAATAAGGTTAGTGATTCCTCAGTTAACTGAAGAAAGAAGAAAAGATTTGGTAAAATTATTAAGTAAAATCAATGAAAATGCTAAAATAGCTATAAGAAATACTAGAAGAGATGCAAATGATAAGCTGAAGAAAATGGAGAAAAATGGTGATATAACTGAGGATGATTTGAAAAAGGCTGAAGAACAAGTACAAAACTTGACTAATAAATATGGAGAAGAAATAGATAAATTGACAGATAAAAAAGAAAAAGAAATTATGGAGGTATAA
- the pyrH gene encoding UMP kinase, whose amino-acid sequence MKKPAYKRVILKLSGEALKGKKEFGIDEEIIEEIAERIKKLHQYEVEVSIVVGGGNFWRGRSGKGMDRTTADYMGMLATVINALALQDALENNGILTRVQTAIEMRQIAEPYIRRKAVRHLEKGRVVIFAAGTGNPFFSTDTTAALRAAEIEAEVVLLAKKGVDGVYDSDPSMNPEAQKFDNLNYKDILNLELGVMDSTAASLCMDNKIPIIVFGIEDADNIVRVVMGENIGTKLI is encoded by the coding sequence ATGAAAAAACCTGCATACAAAAGAGTAATATTGAAATTAAGCGGTGAAGCTTTAAAAGGAAAAAAAGAATTTGGAATTGATGAAGAAATTATAGAAGAAATTGCAGAAAGGATAAAAAAACTACACCAATATGAAGTTGAAGTTTCTATAGTGGTTGGTGGAGGCAATTTTTGGAGAGGTAGAAGTGGAAAAGGTATGGATAGGACGACAGCCGATTATATGGGAATGCTTGCTACAGTTATCAATGCATTGGCATTACAAGATGCTTTAGAAAATAATGGTATACTAACTAGAGTTCAAACTGCCATAGAAATGAGGCAAATAGCAGAGCCATATATAAGAAGAAAAGCGGTTAGACATTTAGAAAAAGGTCGAGTAGTTATTTTTGCTGCTGGAACTGGAAATCCTTTCTTTTCCACGGATACTACAGCTGCATTAAGAGCTGCAGAGATTGAAGCAGAAGTTGTATTATTAGCTAAAAAAGGTGTTGATGGAGTTTATGATTCAGATCCGTCCATGAATCCTGAGGCTCAGAAATTTGATAATTTAAATTATAAAGATATTTTAAATCTTGAATTAGGGGTTATGGATTCAACTGCTGCGTCATTATGCATGGACAATAAAATACCTATTATTGTATTTGGCATCGAGGATGCTGATAATATTGTAAGGGTTGTAATGGGAGAAAATATAGGAACTAAATTAATATAA
- the tsf gene encoding translation elongation factor Ts: MAKVTAAMVKELREATGAGMLDCKKALVECGGDVEAAIEALRKKGLSKAAKKSGRIAAEGIVDSYIHGGRIGVLIEVNSETDFVAKNEEFKEFVRDMAMQVAAQNPKYVSKEDVDEKEIAKEKEILREQALNEGKPEHIVDKMVEGRIEKYFKEVCLMEQPFIKDPDITVTELLTNKIAKIGENLKIRRFVRFEVGEGLEKREENFADEVAKQINQ; the protein is encoded by the coding sequence ATGGCTAAAGTAACAGCTGCAATGGTAAAAGAGTTAAGAGAGGCTACTGGTGCCGGTATGTTAGATTGTAAAAAGGCCTTAGTAGAGTGTGGTGGAGATGTAGAAGCCGCAATAGAAGCATTAAGAAAGAAGGGACTTTCTAAAGCTGCTAAAAAGTCTGGTAGAATAGCTGCTGAGGGTATTGTAGATTCATACATACACGGCGGAAGAATTGGTGTACTAATAGAAGTAAATTCAGAGACTGATTTTGTTGCTAAAAATGAAGAATTTAAAGAATTTGTTAGAGATATGGCAATGCAAGTAGCTGCACAAAATCCTAAATATGTTTCAAAGGAAGATGTGGATGAGAAAGAGATAGCTAAAGAAAAAGAAATATTGAGAGAACAGGCTTTAAATGAAGGAAAGCCAGAACATATTGTAGATAAAATGGTAGAAGGAAGAATTGAAAAATATTTTAAAGAAGTATGCTTAATGGAACAACCTTTTATAAAAGATCCAGATATAACTGTAACTGAGTTATTAACAAATAAAATTGCTAAAATAGGTGAAAATCTAAAAATAAGAAGATTTGTAAGATTTGAAGTAGGGGAAGGATTAGAAAAAAGAGAAGAAAATTTTGCAGATGAAGTTGCAAAGCAAATAAATCAGTAA
- the rpsB gene encoding 30S ribosomal protein S2, translating into MSVITMKQLLEAGVHFGHQTRRWNPKMAEYIFTERNGIYIIDLQKTVKKVEDAYNVIKEIVANDGEILFVGTKKQAQESIENEAKRCGMHFVSQRWLGGMLTNYKTIKRRIQRLHDLGQMEEEGTFDLLPKKEVIKLNHEADRLEKFLGGIKNMNRIPDALFVVDPRKERIAVREAKILGIPVIAIVDTNCDPDEVDYVIPGNDDAIRAVKLLTETMANAVLEGKQGEQIEE; encoded by the coding sequence ATGTCAGTTATTACTATGAAACAGTTATTAGAGGCTGGTGTGCATTTTGGACATCAGACTAGAAGATGGAATCCTAAGATGGCAGAGTATATATTTACTGAAAGAAATGGTATTTATATAATAGATTTGCAAAAGACTGTTAAGAAAGTTGAAGATGCATACAATGTCATAAAGGAAATAGTAGCTAATGACGGAGAAATCTTATTTGTAGGAACTAAGAAACAGGCTCAAGAATCTATAGAGAATGAGGCCAAAAGATGTGGAATGCATTTTGTTAGTCAAAGATGGTTAGGAGGTATGCTTACTAACTATAAGACTATCAAAAGAAGGATTCAGAGACTTCATGATTTAGGACAAATGGAAGAAGAGGGTACTTTTGATTTGTTACCTAAAAAAGAAGTTATAAAGTTAAATCATGAAGCTGATAGATTAGAGAAGTTCTTAGGTGGAATTAAAAATATGAATAGAATTCCTGATGCATTGTTTGTAGTAGATCCTAGAAAAGAAAGGATAGCAGTTAGAGAAGCTAAGATATTGGGAATACCAGTTATAGCTATAGTAGATACTAATTGTGATCCTGATGAAGTTGATTATGTAATACCAGGTAATGACGATGCTATTAGAGCTGTTAAATTACTTACAGAAACAATGGCTAATGCCGTTTTAGAAGGCAAACAAGGGGAACAAATAGAAGAATAA
- a CDS encoding DUF6115 domain-containing protein, whose protein sequence is MITFLLIFGIIIVIFSIIFLIIENQKQNLKVQDITAEENNLMLQLENMNKKISKFENILDNRASIEYEKNNLINNNTSFDKEYKNIEKEEQVYNLYEKGYSIQDIAKELDRGIREIEIIIKMKYSEIRQ, encoded by the coding sequence ATGATTACTTTTTTACTCATATTTGGTATAATAATAGTTATTTTTTCAATAATTTTTTTAATTATTGAAAATCAGAAACAAAATTTAAAAGTTCAAGATATAACAGCAGAAGAAAATAATTTAATGTTACAGCTAGAGAATATGAATAAAAAGATTAGTAAATTTGAAAATATTTTAGATAACAGGGCTTCTATAGAATATGAAAAAAACAATTTAATAAATAATAATACTAGTTTTGACAAAGAATATAAAAATATAGAAAAAGAAGAACAAGTATACAATTTATACGAAAAAGGTTATTCTATACAAGATATAGCTAAAGAGTTAGATAGAGGTATTAGAGAAATAGAAATTATAATAAAAATGAAATATTCAGAGATTAGACAATAA
- a CDS encoding FapA family protein: protein MDKPVILQGKNLENLINTALETLNRKKDDVDIEIMEKGVAVMGINIKDYKIKVWPKKSEKKIDDTKTQDVVDISYQEKRNGYFSLEYEEDGVYLIIDNTDVKNIVTLEEVLSKIKKKNVKNFDIDSIKNTLDTSTYKRNKIAPSQEEEMIDETVLIEISKDKMKVFLTLIPPDGGVLLTYEDIIKKIMEKVQCSLKKNIIKDLVEKRIYNKQMLIGEGKDPVDGRDGYIEYKFNTKSNNSPEILEDGKVNYRNLGLINNVNEGQILARIQPPDNGEVGFDVFGKEIFPKAGKDVKFKFGKNVRVTEDGMNLVSEKEGEVSFLNDKVSVLEVHNVNGNVDNSTGNINFNGAVKVQGNIMTGFKVTATGDIEISGVVEGAILKSEENIILHRGVQGYGRADLIARGEIAARFIENAKLYAHGDIKSEAIMHSETNSENSVIVMGKKGLIVGGICRARKEVKARVIGSEMETKTVIEVGVDPNLKCRYESLKDEILELKNNMEKLDKSIMLLSKLSKRGRLTKSKKEMLVNAINTKKFLQGKYEKSKDTAIELESRIELLSKGRIVVQEKIYPGVKIIIGNSIMYIRDELDSCIIYRELGEIKVAPYDQ from the coding sequence ATGGATAAACCTGTTATTCTGCAGGGGAAAAATTTAGAAAATTTAATAAATACCGCTTTAGAGACATTAAATAGAAAAAAGGATGACGTGGATATTGAAATAATGGAAAAAGGTGTTGCCGTTATGGGGATAAACATAAAAGACTATAAAATAAAGGTGTGGCCTAAAAAATCAGAAAAAAAGATTGATGATACTAAAACACAGGATGTGGTTGACATTAGTTATCAAGAGAAAAGAAATGGATATTTTAGTTTAGAATATGAAGAAGACGGCGTTTATCTCATTATAGATAATACTGATGTAAAAAACATTGTAACCCTAGAGGAAGTACTAAGTAAAATTAAGAAAAAAAATGTGAAAAATTTTGATATTGATTCAATAAAAAACACTTTAGATACAAGCACATATAAAAGGAATAAGATAGCCCCATCACAAGAAGAAGAAATGATTGATGAAACTGTTTTAATAGAAATTTCTAAGGATAAAATGAAAGTTTTTTTAACATTAATTCCACCTGATGGAGGAGTTTTATTGACCTATGAAGATATTATAAAAAAGATAATGGAGAAAGTGCAGTGTTCACTAAAGAAAAATATTATAAAAGATTTAGTAGAAAAAAGAATATATAATAAGCAAATGCTTATAGGAGAGGGCAAAGACCCTGTTGATGGAAGAGATGGCTATATAGAGTATAAATTTAATACTAAAAGTAATAATTCACCAGAGATATTAGAAGATGGCAAAGTAAATTATAGAAATTTAGGACTGATAAATAATGTTAATGAAGGACAGATATTGGCAAGAATTCAGCCTCCTGATAATGGAGAAGTGGGTTTTGATGTTTTTGGGAAAGAAATTTTTCCAAAGGCAGGTAAAGACGTCAAGTTTAAGTTTGGCAAAAATGTAAGGGTAACAGAAGATGGTATGAATTTAGTGTCAGAAAAAGAAGGTGAAGTTTCTTTTTTAAATGACAAGGTGTCAGTTTTAGAAGTGCACAATGTAAATGGAAATGTGGATAATTCTACTGGTAATATCAATTTTAATGGTGCTGTAAAGGTTCAAGGTAATATAATGACTGGATTTAAGGTGACTGCTACTGGAGATATAGAAATATCTGGAGTAGTAGAAGGTGCAATATTAAAAAGTGAAGAAAATATCATATTACATAGAGGGGTACAAGGATATGGCAGAGCAGACCTTATAGCTAGAGGTGAAATAGCAGCAAGATTTATAGAAAATGCTAAATTATATGCCCATGGAGATATAAAATCCGAAGCCATTATGCATAGTGAAACTAATAGTGAAAATTCTGTTATAGTAATGGGTAAAAAAGGTCTTATTGTTGGAGGTATATGTAGAGCAAGAAAAGAGGTTAAGGCTAGAGTAATAGGATCTGAGATGGAGACTAAAACTGTTATAGAAGTAGGAGTTGATCCTAATCTCAAATGCAGGTATGAGTCTTTAAAAGATGAAATATTAGAGTTGAAAAACAATATGGAAAAATTAGATAAATCTATAATGCTTTTATCTAAGCTATCTAAAAGAGGGAGATTAACTAAAAGTAAAAAAGAAATGCTTGTAAATGCTATAAACACTAAAAAATTTTTGCAAGGTAAATATGAGAAATCAAAAGATACTGCAATAGAATTGGAATCTAGGATAGAATTGTTATCGAAGGGAAGAATAGTGGTACAAGAGAAGATATATCCTGGAGTGAAAATTATAATAGGAAATAGTATTATGTATATTAGAGATGAGTTGGATAGTTGTATAATATATAGGGAATTAGGAGAGATTAAAGTGGCTCCTTATGACCAATAG
- a CDS encoding sigma-70 family RNA polymerase sigma factor has translation MTYEHLWKKYKNEKNVTAKKKLIENYVHLVKIVAGRLYNYYGGNVEFDDLQGYGVFGLIDAVEKFEINRGIKFETYAQIRIRGAIIDSLRKIDWIPRSLRKKSKEIEQIVGKLENKLDREITVNDISKELDMSQREVESILAQVSTFNVISLDELIYSKGDYYGRDEETPESVYQEQEIYDLLRETIDSLPENEKLVISMYYFDELNYKEIGQVLDLSESRISQIHSKAIIKLKKTLNSI, from the coding sequence ATGACATATGAACATTTATGGAAAAAATATAAAAATGAAAAGAATGTTACTGCCAAGAAAAAACTTATTGAAAATTATGTTCATCTTGTAAAGATTGTTGCTGGAAGATTGTATAATTATTACGGTGGAAATGTAGAATTCGATGATTTACAAGGGTATGGGGTATTTGGTCTTATAGATGCAGTAGAAAAATTTGAAATAAATAGGGGAATAAAGTTTGAGACCTATGCTCAGATTAGAATTAGAGGAGCAATTATTGATAGTCTTAGAAAAATTGATTGGATACCAAGGTCTTTAAGAAAAAAATCTAAAGAGATAGAACAAATTGTAGGAAAACTGGAAAACAAATTAGATAGGGAAATTACTGTTAATGATATATCAAAAGAACTAGATATGTCACAGAGAGAAGTGGAATCAATCTTGGCTCAAGTCTCGACCTTTAATGTAATTTCTTTGGATGAATTAATATATTCAAAGGGGGATTACTATGGCAGAGATGAAGAGACTCCCGAATCTGTATATCAAGAACAAGAGATATATGATTTGCTTAGAGAAACGATAGATAGTCTGCCTGAAAATGAAAAATTAGTCATTTCTATGTACTATTTTGATGAATTAAATTATAAAGAAATAGGACAAGTTTTAGATCTTTCAGAATCCAGAATTTCTCAGATACATAGTAAGGCAATTATAAAACTAAAGAAGACCCTTAATAGTATATGA
- a CDS encoding chemotaxis protein CheD, whose translation METVKVGMADLAAVKAPGVLTTLGLGSCVGIVLYDKSTKVAGLAHIMLPSSKEIKNNSNKAKFADTAVEVLIKEMIKLGANKKKLWAKLAGGAQMFSFNSSNNILKIGERNVIASKEKLSKLNIPIIAEDTGGNFGRTIEIDAESGSLLVKTIGHGNNII comes from the coding sequence ATGGAAACTGTGAAGGTAGGAATGGCTGATTTAGCAGCAGTAAAGGCTCCTGGAGTTTTGACTACTTTGGGATTGGGCTCTTGCGTTGGAATTGTATTATATGATAAGTCTACTAAAGTAGCAGGATTAGCTCATATAATGTTACCGTCCAGTAAAGAAATAAAAAATAATTCCAATAAAGCCAAATTTGCTGATACAGCTGTTGAAGTTTTAATTAAAGAAATGATAAAGCTTGGGGCCAATAAGAAAAAATTATGGGCAAAACTGGCAGGTGGAGCCCAGATGTTTAGCTTTAATTCCAGCAATAATATATTAAAAATAGGAGAAAGAAATGTAATTGCATCTAAGGAGAAATTGTCAAAACTAAATATACCTATAATAGCTGAAGATACAGGAGGAAATTTTGGTAGAACTATAGAAATAGATGCAGAAAGCGGCTCTTTATTAGTTAAGACTATAGGACATGGTAATAACATAATATAG
- a CDS encoding chemotaxis protein CheC encodes MNIDMNNLNSTLIDVLKELGNIGSGNATTSLAKLINKKVDMEVPQVKILDFKDVSEALGNAEKTVIGIYFEMEGDIVGNIMFILDQSSARNLVDILMNREGDEKDLSDMDISALSEIGNILAASYINSLSTLTGLNIKISIPSVAIDMAGAIISVPAVQFGIMGDKVLFIETEFQEDNKQVHGDLFLIPEIESFEKILNSLGVI; translated from the coding sequence ATGAATATAGATATGAATAATTTAAACTCCACTCTTATTGATGTATTAAAAGAGTTGGGAAATATCGGATCAGGAAATGCTACAACATCCTTAGCTAAACTTATAAATAAAAAAGTAGATATGGAGGTACCCCAGGTTAAAATTTTGGACTTCAAAGATGTTTCCGAGGCCTTAGGTAATGCTGAAAAAACAGTTATAGGCATATACTTTGAAATGGAAGGAGATATTGTAGGCAATATAATGTTTATTTTAGACCAAAGTTCTGCTAGAAATTTGGTAGATATATTAATGAATAGAGAAGGTGATGAAAAAGATTTAAGTGATATGGATATATCTGCCTTATCTGAGATTGGAAATATATTAGCTGCATCTTATATAAATTCATTAAGTACTTTGACAGGTTTAAATATTAAAATTTCTATACCTTCTGTAGCTATTGATATGGCAGGAGCCATAATAAGTGTTCCTGCAGTTCAATTTGGAATCATGGGTGACAAGGTATTGTTTATAGAGACTGAGTTTCAAGAAGACAATAAGCAAGTGCACGGAGATTTATTTTTGATACCTGAAATAGAATCTTTTGAAAAAATATTAAATAGTTTAGGGGTAATATAA